A stretch of DNA from Telopea speciosissima isolate NSW1024214 ecotype Mountain lineage chromosome 5, Tspe_v1, whole genome shotgun sequence:
CTGCTAGGGTTAAATCCTAGGTTTACAAAACCAAagatagagaaggagagagagagagagagagagagtgagagatatAGAGATACAGAGATGGAGATAGataatgagagagatagagagcgataacgagagtgagagagagatagagagagagtgatCTTACCTTCGCAGGAGATGAACCAGTCGAGGGTTGGAGAGGTCTTCCCATCGCAGGAGACGAACCAATCGAGGGTTGAGAGGTCTTCCCTTCGAAGGAGACGAACCAGACGAGGGTTGGAGAGGTCTACCCTTCGCCGGAGACGGACCAGTCGAGGGTTATGAGGTAGTGCCCGATAGTTTGTTGAATCATTGTAAGTTCACAAACAAAAAAGGTATTTATAGTAGGGGTAGATTTTCGTGAATCAAATATACAAGTGGACCCAAAATAGATGCACATTTACATAGAAAAAGTGGAATCACCCAGATTTATGAATTGGAATCCGTTCATCAACAATTTGACCCAAACAGTTTTTTAAATTCAGATTCATGTATCCACTGATACACCACCAGTTGGTTCTCCCAACCAAACACGTCCTTAGGTATCCGtagaatttcagatatgaatactgcgggtatccttaagcaaatctggtggattggtTCAAAAAAGGACAACCTGTGGGTTAGGTGGGTCCATGTCCGCTATTTAaaaaatgattccatttggaccgTGACAATTCTCCAAAATTGTTCTTGGGTCTGGCGGAAAGTCCTTAAgtttagagatttggttgaacccCATGTTCACCACTTCATTGGGACTGGCCACTCTACAAGGCTTTGGCTCGATAAGTGGCATCCTCAAGGGGTGTTAATCAAAAAATTTGGGGATCGTATCAGATATGATGCGGGATCTCATTGTATGGCTTTGGTTTCAGACATTATAAGACAAGGTGCCTGGCATCCCATCTCTTATGGCTCCTTTGATCTTATTAGTGCTTGAGGTGATCTGCaacatgttcctattttgagagGCACGGGTGATCTTATTTTCTGGAAAAAACCCCCAAATGGCTTGTTTACTACTAAATCAGCTTGGGACACTGTTAGAAGGACCTCTCCTAAAGTAGGTTGGCATAAACTTGTTTGGTTTGCGCAGAACTTACCTAAGCACTCTTGGACAACTTGGAGATGTCTTATGGAAGGTCTCCCTACCAAAGACCAGCTTATTTAAAGGAATATCCAAGTTGGGCCGAATTGCATCTTTTGTTGGGCTGGTAATGAAAGTCATGAGCACCTCTTCTTTATTTGCCCTTTTTCCAGTAGCATATGGGGTAGAATTAGTTCTTATTGCACCCAAGGGGGTGGGGCCCTTACCACTTTACAAAATGCGATTGCTTGGCTTGCAAATGTGGGCTGTACAAACGACAGGATGGATATGGTTCCCAAGTTGGCATTCTGTGCTGCTGTGTAGTACATTTGGTGGGACAGGAACCAAAGGCTGTTTGAAAACAAAGTTAGGACTTTGGATCAGATTGTTGTGGCAATTCGGCTTGATGTGGCTACTAAGTGTGTTGCCTTACCCATTTCGGCTGTTCAAAACCTGAGAAACCATTTGTTGGATGACAATTGGGGGATTAGATTGGAAGGTAATTACTCAAAAAACCTGTACTTGGTTTAGACCCCCGGCTCACATGACTGTCTTACAATGTGATGCGTCTCTAACGGCCGAGAGAGCTTCCTATGGTGGGATCATTCGTGATGATACAGGTTCAGCCATCATGGCTTTTGCAGTGAAAGGTGATGACAATTCTGTCCCTGGCATGGAGCTTTATGCAATTTTAAGGGGGGTCACATTTTGTATTCAGCAGAATCATCTTCGGGTTTCTATCCGATCGGACTCTAAACTTGCAGTGGATATTCTGAATGGGACAGTGAGTTGTCCTTGGAGCATGCATCCCTTAAAGGACAGCATTACAACGCTCTTTGAGCAATTGCACCATAAGGAGATCagacatgtttggagggagctTAACCAACCAGCTGACTTTATTGCAGCTATGGATATTGGGGATGGGGAGGTTACTTTATATCCACCCGATTTCCCACAGGACCTGGTGGAGTTGATTAAGAATGATTCAGACCGCAAAGTTTTTTTTAGGACCTTGTCACACTGAGTAGGAGCCTGTTTGATGGGCTGCCTTACCGAGGGCCTGACCTCGGGTTGTTTAGGAGCTCTCCTCtccttaggcctgtctaagggggggggggagagggaaaaGGGCTGCctctttctattcttcttctttttcttaatacactcatacttataaaaaaaaaggtatagattcgaaggtcacgaccctcaacatcgcatccacacgtctaataagggataaggacactttttagagaatcccaaacccaaaaaagtacagaaaagcccccaaataaccccaaacgacccacccggtctggtttaaaccgaaaatgaacatatcccaaaataggggtcgattcgaaggtcatgaccctcaacatcgcatccacacgtctaataagagataaggacactttttagaaaaccccaagcccaaaaaagtacagaaatgccccaaaattaccccaaacaacccatctagtctggtttaaactgaaaatgaacatacgccaaaattgatatcgattcgaaggtcacgagcctcaacatcgtatccacatgtctaataagagagataaggacactttttagaaaataccaaacccaaaaaagtatagaaatgcccccaaataaccccaaacgacccaccgggtctgcttttaaccgaaaatgaatatatgccaaaataggtatcgattcgaatgtcatgacccccaccatcgcatccacacgtctaataagagataaggacactttttagaaaatcctaaccccaaaaaagtacagaaatgcccccaaattaccccaaacgacccacccggactggtttaaaccgaaaatgaacatatgccgaaataggtattgattcgaaggtcacgaccttcaacatcgtatccacacgtctaattagagataaggacacttttaaaaaaataccaaacccaaaaaagtaccgaaatgcccccaaataaccccaaacgacccacccagtctagtttaaatcgaaaatgaacatatgtcgaaataggtttcgattcgaaggtcatgagcctcaatatcgcatccacacgtctaataagagataaggacattttttagaaaaccccaagaataaaaaagtaccaaaatgcccccaaataaccccaaacgacccacccgatttggtttaaaccaaaaatgaacatatgccgaaattagtatcgattcgaaggtcacgaccctcaacatcgtatccacacatctaataagagagataagaacactttttagaaaataccaaacccaaaaaaatacggaaatgcccccaaataaccccaaacgacccacccggtctggtttaaatcgaaaatgaacatatgccaaaataggtatcgattcgaatgtcacgacccccaacatcgcatccacacgtctaaaataagagatgaggaaaatttttagaaatatccaaacccaaaaaagtacagaaatgctcccaaataaccccaaatgacactcttggtccggtttaaactgaaaatgaacatatgccgaaatagatattgatttgaaagtcacgaccctcaacatcgcatccacatgtctaataagagataagaacactttttagaaaatcccaaccccaaaaaagtacataaatgaccccaaataaccccaaatgacccacccagtctactttaaacaaaaaatgaacatatgccgaagtaggtatcgattcgaaggtcacgaccctctacatagcatccacacgtctaataagagataaggacactttttagaaaataccaaccccaaaaaagtatagaaatgcccccaaataacccgaaatgacccctccggtctggtttaaaccgaaaatgaacatatgtcgaaataggtatcgattcgaaggtgacgaccctcaacatcgcatccacagatctaataagagataatgacactttttagaaaatcccaagcccaaaaaagtatagaaatgcccccaaataaccgcagatgacccacccggtctggtttaaatcgaaaatgaacatatgctgaaataggtatcgattcgatggtaacaaccctcaacatcacatccacacgtctaataagagataaggacactttttagaaaataccaaacccaaaaaaaatgcagaaatgcccccaaataaccccaaacgacccacccggtctggtttaaactaaaaataaacatatgtcaaaataggaatcgattcgaaggtcacgaccctcaacatcgcatccacacgtctaattagagataaggacacctttagaaaatacaaaatccaaaaaagtacaaaaatgcccccaaataaccccacatgacccacccgctctggtttaaacaaaaaatgaacatacgccaaaataggtattgattcgaaggtcatgatgctcaacatcgcatccacttgtATAATAAGAATAcatacactttttagagaaatccaaacccaaaaaagtagagaaatgcccacaaataaccccaaatgacccacttggtctggtttaaacaaaaaatgaacaaatgtcgaaataggtatcgattcgcaagtcacaaccctcaacatcacatccacacgtctaataagtgataaggacacttttttgaaaatcccaaaccaaaaaaaatacagaaatgcccccaaataactccaaacgacccacctggtctggttaggaccaaaaattaacatatatcgaaatacatATCTATTCGAAggcacgacccttaacatcggatccacatggctaataataaataaagacagtttttagagaatcccaaacccaaaaaattatagaaaagcccccaaatgacccacacg
This window harbors:
- the LOC122662945 gene encoding uncharacterized protein LOC122662945, with the translated sequence MTVLQCDASLTAERASYGGIIRDDTGSAIMAFAVKGDDNSVPGMELYAILRGVTFCIQQNHLRVSIRSDSKLAVDILNGTVSCPWSMHPLKDSITTLFEQLHHKEIRHVWRELNQPADFIAAMDIGDGEVTLYPPDFPQDLVELIKNDSDRKVFFRTLSH